In Candidatus Zixiibacteriota bacterium, the following proteins share a genomic window:
- the ispE gene encoding 4-(cytidine 5'-diphospho)-2-C-methyl-D-erythritol kinase, whose amino-acid sequence MIYYNIMELNPKTKPEFAGRVNQGGSEIFISAPAKINLFLKVTGKRPDGYHDIYSWFQAVDLADHLLIRKLTKPDILIETNWESIPIGPNNLVYKAAELIQRNFGRNLGFKITLFKQIPAGAGLGGGSSDAAAFIKAANKLVNLNLSRQEMEKIGLEIGSDVPFFFGTGQAEVCGRGENVKSFQLPIDYKVILVTPDFEIRAAKAYRILKLDLTEPLRNVNLICCKTTAELFGVISQMANDLEIELKKLYPVLGDIEERLIKAGARIARLSGSGPTIFGLFDKGAVEEEFALSFVGEGWGCFDVDPLILPLRVS is encoded by the coding sequence ATGATATACTACAACATTATGGAGCTTAATCCCAAAACTAAGCCCGAATTTGCGGGACGAGTCAATCAGGGCGGGTCGGAAATATTTATATCCGCTCCGGCCAAGATCAATTTGTTTTTAAAGGTAACCGGCAAACGGCCTGACGGCTATCATGATATTTATTCCTGGTTTCAGGCGGTAGATCTGGCTGATCATCTACTTATCAGAAAATTGACCAAACCGGATATATTGATTGAAACCAATTGGGAATCGATTCCAATCGGTCCAAATAACCTTGTTTATAAAGCGGCGGAATTGATTCAACGCAATTTTGGACGGAATTTGGGGTTTAAGATAACGTTATTTAAACAAATTCCTGCCGGGGCTGGTTTAGGGGGCGGTTCTTCGGATGCGGCAGCATTCATTAAAGCAGCCAATAAATTGGTTAATTTGAATTTGAGCCGTCAGGAAATGGAGAAAATCGGGCTCGAAATCGGCTCTGACGTCCCCTTTTTCTTTGGCACCGGGCAGGCAGAAGTCTGCGGACGGGGCGAAAACGTCAAATCCTTTCAATTGCCAATCGATTACAAGGTTATCCTTGTGACGCCCGACTTTGAAATCCGAGCTGCCAAGGCCTATCGGATTTTGAAATTGGACTTGACAGAGCCGCTGAGGAATGTTAACTTAATATGTTGTAAAACAACGGCTGAGTTATTTGGTGTGATTTCCCAAATGGCCAATGACTTAGAAATTGAGTTGAAAAAGTTATATCCGGTATTGGGGGATATAGAAGAAAGGCTGATAAAAGCAGGCGCAAGAATTGCGAGACTTAGCGGTAGTGGTCCCACAATTTTTGGTCTTTTTGATAAAGGCGCCGTTGAGGAAGAATTCGCATTATCCTTCGTGGGGGAAGGATGGGGGTGTTTTGATGTGGACCCTCTTATCCTACCGCTTAGGGTGAGTTAA
- a CDS encoding aconitate hydratase: MGMNLAEKIISAHLVSGKMEAGEDIAIKIDQTLTQDATGTMSYLQFEALGLKKVQTEVSVSYIDHNMLQSGFENADDHNYLQSVAAKYGIYFSRPGNGICHQVHLERFGVPGKTLIGSDSHTPTGGGIGMLAMGAGGLDVAVAMGGGSFYLRMPEVLKVHLTGKLKPFVTAKDIILEVLRVLSVRGGLGRIIEYGGPGVKNLTVPQRATITNMGAELGATTSIFPSDENTKAFLKLQKRVKSWIPLEADPDTKYAKIIKIDLNKLEPMIAKPHSPDNVVKVKSIKRVKVDQVCIGSCTNSSFTDLMITASLFKGRHVHPEVSCTISPGSKQVLEAVASNNALADLIGAGCRIIESGCGPCIGMGQAPNSGAVSIRSFNRNFPGRSGTKDAQVYLASPETCVAAAVTGYITDPRELKKYPKVKLPEKIRIDDSGLIEPSKEPAKVKIMRGPNIAPLPINEPMLSTLDGKVLLKVGDNITTDHIMPAGTKILPLRSNIPKIAEYVYHYVDSDFVKRAKDNKGGFIVGGENYGQGSSREHAALAPMYLGLKMVLTKSFARIHLANLINFGILPLTFAYPEDYDKVDQGDNLKLPMVSDILSTGADITVKNITKGIDIQVTYSLTSRQIQIIRAGGLLNYTRGGGK, encoded by the coding sequence ATGGGAATGAATTTGGCTGAAAAAATCATTTCGGCTCATCTCGTTAGCGGAAAGATGGAAGCAGGCGAAGATATCGCCATAAAAATAGACCAAACCCTGACCCAGGATGCAACCGGGACAATGTCTTATCTGCAGTTTGAGGCGTTGGGGCTAAAGAAAGTCCAGACGGAAGTTTCGGTCAGTTATATTGATCATAATATGCTCCAGTCGGGATTCGAAAACGCCGATGACCATAATTACTTACAATCTGTCGCAGCCAAATACGGTATATATTTCTCTCGCCCGGGTAACGGTATTTGCCATCAGGTTCATTTGGAACGGTTTGGAGTTCCGGGCAAAACCTTGATCGGTTCCGATTCGCATACTCCTACCGGAGGCGGAATCGGGATGCTGGCTATGGGTGCCGGCGGGCTCGATGTCGCCGTGGCTATGGGCGGTGGATCGTTTTATCTGAGAATGCCCGAAGTCCTGAAAGTCCACCTGACAGGTAAGTTAAAACCGTTTGTGACCGCCAAGGATATTATCCTTGAAGTATTGCGGGTTCTTTCGGTCAGAGGCGGTTTGGGCCGGATTATAGAGTATGGCGGTCCGGGTGTCAAAAATCTGACCGTTCCGCAGCGTGCCACGATTACCAATATGGGAGCCGAATTGGGCGCCACGACCTCGATCTTTCCGTCCGATGAAAATACGAAAGCATTCCTCAAGCTTCAAAAACGAGTAAAATCATGGATTCCCCTGGAAGCCGATCCCGATACCAAATACGCCAAAATTATAAAAATCGATCTCAATAAATTAGAGCCGATGATCGCCAAGCCGCATTCACCGGATAATGTCGTTAAAGTGAAGTCAATCAAACGGGTTAAGGTTGACCAGGTTTGTATTGGAAGCTGTACCAATTCTTCGTTTACCGATTTGATGATAACGGCCAGCTTATTCAAAGGTCGACATGTCCACCCCGAAGTTTCATGCACAATTTCACCAGGCTCAAAACAGGTCTTGGAGGCGGTCGCATCAAATAACGCCCTGGCTGATTTAATCGGGGCCGGATGCCGCATAATAGAATCGGGATGCGGACCGTGCATCGGTATGGGACAAGCGCCGAATTCCGGAGCCGTTTCGATTCGTTCATTCAACCGCAATTTTCCGGGACGTTCCGGCACCAAAGACGCCCAGGTGTATCTGGCCAGCCCCGAAACCTGTGTAGCCGCGGCCGTTACCGGCTATATCACTGATCCCCGTGAATTGAAAAAATATCCTAAAGTAAAACTTCCCGAGAAAATCAGGATAGATGATTCCGGTTTGATCGAGCCGTCAAAGGAACCGGCAAAAGTTAAGATTATGCGGGGACCCAATATCGCTCCGCTGCCGATTAACGAACCGATGCTGTCAACTCTGGACGGTAAAGTGCTTCTAAAAGTAGGCGACAATATTACGACCGATCATATTATGCCGGCCGGGACCAAAATCCTGCCTCTGCGCTCAAATATTCCCAAAATCGCGGAATATGTTTATCATTATGTTGATTCCGATTTTGTGAAAAGAGCCAAAGATAATAAAGGGGGATTCATTGTCGGCGGCGAAAATTACGGTCAGGGTTCATCCCGCGAACATGCCGCGCTGGCGCCGATGTATCTGGGGCTGAAAATGGTTCTGACTAAATCATTTGCCCGTATTCATCTGGCCAACCTGATAAATTTCGGAATTCTACCGCTTACCTTCGCTTACCCGGAAGATTATGACAAGGTTGATCAGGGCGATAATTTGAAATTGCCAATGGTGTCCGATATTCTCTCAACAGGCGCCGATATTACCGTCAAAAATATCACCAAGGGAATCGACATTCAGGTTACCTATTCACTGACTTCGAGGCAGATTCAGATTATTCGCGCTGGCGGACTACTGAATTATACGCGAGGCGGCGGTAAGTAG
- a CDS encoding 50S ribosomal protein L25/general stress protein Ctc — protein sequence MKELNLKVSKRENTGKGFNRRLRGEGNIPAVIYGPNTEPISIQVNYRELYQLMHGVPLSTIINLEIDGMDEPARKVLIRELQKDPVSGELLHLDFHNISMDQPITITIPVITVGIPEGVKNFGGVVQNIRREIEISCLPAEIPEKIEIDISHLNIGESIHVSDIELDKVDVITDAVRTIVTISAPTVIKEVEAAEEEEPEGEEGAEGEEGAEGEEKKEEGEEKKEEGDKKK from the coding sequence ATGAAAGAACTTAATCTGAAAGTTTCCAAACGGGAAAACACTGGAAAAGGTTTCAATCGCCGTCTGCGCGGTGAAGGAAACATCCCCGCGGTTATATATGGTCCGAATACGGAACCGATTTCGATTCAGGTTAATTACCGCGAACTGTATCAATTAATGCACGGCGTTCCCCTATCAACGATTATTAATCTTGAAATTGACGGAATGGACGAACCGGCTCGCAAAGTCCTCATTCGGGAATTGCAAAAGGATCCCGTTTCGGGCGAGCTTTTGCATCTTGATTTTCACAATATTTCGATGGATCAACCGATTACTATTACGATTCCCGTCATAACGGTTGGTATCCCTGAAGGCGTTAAAAACTTTGGCGGTGTCGTTCAGAATATCAGGCGTGAAATCGAAATTTCATGTTTGCCGGCCGAAATACCCGAAAAAATCGAAATTGATATTTCTCATCTGAACATCGGGGAATCAATTCACGTTTCGGATATTGAGCTTGATAAAGTGGATGTAATAACCGACGCTGTTCGCACCATCGTAACTATTAGCGCTCCGACGGTCATCAAGGAAGTTGAAGCTGCTGAAGAAGAAGAGCCTGAAGGCGAAGAAGGCGCTGAAGGCGAAGAGGGCGCTGAAGGTGAAGAAAAGAAAGAAGAAGGCGAAGAGAAGAAAGAAGAAGGCGACAAGAAGAAATAA
- a CDS encoding ribose-phosphate pyrophosphokinase, with the protein MLNNKHVRIICGTANRPLGEAIARKLNVPLCDTEIKRFSDGEIFVQINENIRGAHVFIVQPTNPSADNLFELLMLIEASRRSSAKNITAVIPYYGYGRADRKEMPRVCIAAKLIADLLSTAGADRVITMDLHAAQIQGFFTIPVDHLYSSIIFNDFLQEIPTDNLVVVSPDVGSIKVARAFAKTMRASLAIIDKRRPEQNKAKVVHIIGEVDGCDVIIRDDMIDTAGTLTEAAKALKEAGCGKIYACAAHGVLSGNALERLDNSPIEKVIISDSIDQSQRHLSDKFTVLSCAETFAESIDRIETDASVSMMFRT; encoded by the coding sequence ATGCTGAATAATAAACATGTGCGAATAATTTGCGGAACGGCTAACCGGCCTTTGGGCGAAGCGATCGCTCGCAAGCTCAATGTTCCCCTGTGTGATACCGAAATAAAAAGATTTTCGGACGGCGAGATATTTGTTCAGATTAATGAAAATATTCGGGGTGCGCATGTTTTTATCGTTCAACCGACCAATCCGTCTGCCGATAACCTGTTTGAACTGTTAATGCTTATTGAGGCTTCGCGCCGGTCCTCGGCCAAAAATATTACGGCTGTGATTCCGTATTATGGATATGGTCGCGCCGATCGAAAAGAAATGCCCCGGGTGTGTATCGCCGCCAAGCTAATCGCCGATCTATTAAGCACCGCCGGAGCCGACCGTGTTATAACTATGGATTTACACGCCGCTCAAATTCAGGGTTTCTTTACGATTCCGGTTGACCACCTTTATTCGTCAATCATATTTAACGATTTCCTGCAAGAAATCCCGACTGACAATTTAGTCGTTGTCAGCCCTGATGTCGGCTCAATAAAAGTGGCCCGCGCCTTCGCCAAAACGATGCGGGCGAGCCTGGCCATAATCGATAAAAGGCGACCGGAACAAAACAAGGCAAAGGTTGTACATATCATCGGTGAAGTCGATGGCTGCGATGTCATCATCCGTGACGATATGATTGATACCGCCGGAACTCTGACTGAAGCCGCCAAGGCGCTCAAGGAAGCCGGATGCGGGAAAATATACGCCTGCGCGGCGCACGGTGTTTTATCCGGCAACGCCCTGGAAAGACTCGATAATTCGCCGATTGAAAAAGTAATTATATCCGACTCGATCGATCAGTCACAGCGACACCTATCCGATAAGTTTACGGTATTAAGCTGTGCCGAAACGTTTGCCGAGTCGATTGATAGAATTGAAACTGACGCTTCGGTATCAATGATGTTTAGAACTTAA
- the ffh gene encoding signal recognition particle protein: protein MFDSLTEKLEATFKKLRGHGTLTEDNIKDALKDIRRALLEADVNYKVTKEFIKDIQAEAAGATTVRSVEPGQQIIKIVHEKLVKLLGEKTADIHVSERPPSIIMTCGLQGSGKTTLTAKLGLRYKKKNKKVLMVAADPYRPAAIKQLQMLGKQIDVAVFEMGQEDPVKICKEAISKARKEFVDLIIFDTAGRLHIDDELMTELTNIKKMAKPQEILLVADAMTGQDAVNVAGEFHKRLDVTGVVLSKLDGDARGGAALSIRAVTGCPIKLVGIGEKLTDLEAFHPDRMASRILGMGDIVSFVEKAQEMVDIKEAEKLEKKLRKAQFTLEDFYAQMQQLKKMGPLESLLEMIPGMGKALKGATLDPKAMKRVEAMILSMTPYERQNPNIINGSRRKRIANGSGTTVQELNRMLKQFGQMKKMLKNVGKMGMKGLPKNMMPF from the coding sequence ATGTTTGACAGCCTGACCGAAAAATTAGAAGCGACATTCAAAAAACTCCGCGGACACGGAACGCTGACCGAGGATAATATCAAAGACGCCCTCAAGGATATCCGCCGGGCGCTTCTCGAAGCTGACGTCAATTACAAAGTCACCAAAGAGTTTATCAAAGATATCCAGGCCGAAGCGGCCGGGGCGACGACTGTCCGGTCGGTTGAACCGGGCCAGCAGATCATCAAAATCGTCCATGAAAAATTAGTCAAACTGCTCGGTGAGAAAACAGCCGATATCCATGTTTCCGAGCGTCCCCCTTCAATAATCATGACATGCGGGTTGCAGGGATCGGGCAAAACGACGTTGACTGCCAAGCTGGGCTTGCGATACAAGAAGAAAAATAAAAAAGTCCTGATGGTCGCCGCTGATCCGTATCGCCCCGCGGCGATCAAGCAGTTGCAGATGCTGGGCAAACAGATTGACGTGGCCGTTTTTGAGATGGGTCAGGAGGACCCGGTCAAAATTTGCAAAGAGGCTATAAGTAAGGCTCGCAAAGAATTTGTCGATTTGATAATATTTGATACCGCCGGACGGCTGCATATCGACGATGAGCTGATGACCGAGTTGACTAATATTAAAAAGATGGCCAAGCCACAGGAAATATTGCTCGTGGCCGACGCCATGACCGGTCAGGACGCCGTCAACGTCGCCGGTGAATTTCATAAACGGCTCGATGTTACCGGCGTAGTGTTATCGAAGCTAGACGGCGACGCCCGCGGCGGCGCGGCTCTCTCGATTCGAGCCGTGACCGGATGCCCGATTAAACTGGTCGGAATCGGCGAGAAACTGACCGATTTGGAAGCGTTTCATCCCGACCGGATGGCATCGCGAATATTGGGGATGGGTGATATTGTCTCCTTCGTCGAAAAGGCGCAGGAGATGGTCGATATCAAAGAGGCCGAAAAGCTTGAGAAGAAGCTGCGTAAGGCTCAGTTCACGCTGGAAGATTTTTACGCGCAGATGCAGCAACTAAAAAAAATGGGACCCTTGGAATCGCTTCTGGAAATGATTCCGGGGATGGGCAAGGCGCTCAAAGGGGCGACCCTTGATCCCAAAGCCATGAAACGGGTTGAGGCGATGATTCTATCAATGACGCCGTACGAACGTCAAAATCCCAATATAATAAACGGCTCCCGCCGTAAAAGAATAGCGAACGGTTCGGGAACCACTGTTCAGGAATTGAATAGAATGTTAAAACAGTTCGGACAGATGAAAAAGATGTTGAAAAACGTTGGCAAAATGGGCATGAAGGGATTGCCGAAAAACATGATGCCATTTTAA
- a CDS encoding metal-dependent hydrolase: protein MPTIFTHAITGLAAGKMLWLKNLPKRFWIISIILPIIPDADVIMFRLGFAYGHFLGHRGFFHSIPFALVLAFIVMILFFREAKLFSKRWNILTIYFFLISASHGMLDALTNGGEGVALLSPFSQIRWFFPFRPILVSPIGINSFFSEWGMRVIINEILWIWLPSLIVLSLAKLLTRRNRK, encoded by the coding sequence TTGCCAACAATATTCACTCATGCCATAACCGGATTGGCAGCCGGGAAAATGCTCTGGCTCAAAAACCTGCCCAAGAGGTTTTGGATAATATCAATAATCCTGCCAATTATACCCGACGCCGATGTTATAATGTTTCGTCTTGGATTTGCCTACGGTCATTTTCTGGGGCATCGTGGTTTTTTCCATTCTATACCGTTCGCGTTAGTTTTGGCATTTATCGTGATGATTTTATTTTTCCGCGAGGCAAAACTGTTTTCAAAACGCTGGAATATCCTGACAATTTATTTCTTCTTAATCTCCGCCTCACACGGTATGCTTGATGCTCTTACCAATGGCGGAGAAGGTGTCGCGCTTTTGTCTCCCTTTTCTCAGATAAGATGGTTTTTTCCCTTCAGGCCTATACTGGTTTCTCCAATCGGTATCAATAGTTTTTTTAGTGAATGGGGGATGCGTGTAATTATAAATGAGATCCTCTGGATTTGGTTGCCATCGCTAATAGTACTATCTTTGGCGAAACTATTAACACGCCGAAATCGTAAATAA
- a CDS encoding HD domain-containing protein, which translates to MSGKLKICGEIRDPIHGLIPVTDIEFKVMDTSSFQRLRRIKQLALADLGFHGAMHNRFGHSVGVMHIASKMIEHLENAGEVKLKGTEMQDIRLAGLLHDIGHGPFSHISEYLLKYMSPQSEKKGNIEEIHEAISHRIIAEDRTIKDVLGEARTMRIISILSTDQPSPDFKHDLVSGPLDADKMDYLLRDSYFTGVKYGVFDLDRLINVLTMTDENRMKRLAAKREGVQAVEQYVLAKYFIAHQVYQHRIRHITDKMIIEGVSASITDGNEDLKKVYSYSKKKAYVTEYLKWDDELVCQSVLSNSKRGSKGYKYFSMLRDRQLLKEISNIRVNELDGGESLQAIEKIEEIRKSNYDDLVSTIEQEFSLLPGFTHVLAYSLKVPLIQKSFGIVDEQSIRIKCSEKTTTLLENESPLYGGIVDDAKNHFIQIIGIPKIKLKSRESREKLSKKILTKYFEGNL; encoded by the coding sequence GTGAGCGGGAAGCTGAAAATCTGCGGTGAGATTCGAGACCCGATACATGGTCTAATACCAGTAACGGACATTGAATTCAAGGTCATGGATACTTCTTCTTTTCAACGACTAAGGAGGATCAAGCAGCTAGCTCTTGCCGATCTGGGATTTCATGGTGCGATGCATAATCGTTTTGGCCACTCGGTTGGTGTGATGCATATCGCTTCAAAGATGATTGAGCATCTTGAAAACGCTGGCGAGGTAAAATTGAAGGGTACAGAAATGCAAGATATCCGTCTTGCGGGTTTGTTGCACGACATCGGCCATGGCCCTTTTTCTCATATCTCGGAGTATCTTCTGAAGTATATGAGTCCACAGAGTGAGAAGAAAGGAAATATCGAAGAGATTCACGAAGCGATCTCACATCGCATCATTGCTGAGGACCGTACGATTAAAGATGTATTGGGCGAGGCAAGAACTATGAGAATAATATCTATTTTAAGTACAGACCAGCCATCCCCGGATTTCAAGCATGATCTTGTTTCAGGTCCTCTCGATGCTGACAAAATGGACTATCTTCTGAGAGACAGCTACTTCACAGGGGTGAAATATGGTGTATTCGATTTGGACAGATTAATTAATGTTCTGACTATGACTGATGAAAACAGAATGAAGCGACTAGCCGCAAAACGTGAGGGTGTCCAAGCAGTAGAGCAGTATGTACTGGCGAAATACTTCATCGCTCACCAGGTTTATCAGCATCGAATCAGGCACATTACCGACAAAATGATTATCGAAGGAGTCAGCGCTTCAATCACTGACGGGAATGAAGACCTAAAGAAAGTCTATAGTTATAGCAAGAAGAAGGCCTATGTTACTGAATATCTTAAGTGGGATGATGAGTTAGTTTGCCAGTCTGTGCTTAGCAATAGCAAGCGGGGTTCCAAAGGGTATAAGTATTTCTCGATGTTGAGAGATCGACAGTTGCTTAAGGAAATATCGAATATCCGCGTCAATGAATTAGACGGAGGAGAGAGTCTTCAGGCGATTGAGAAGATTGAAGAGATCAGGAAAAGTAATTATGACGATTTGGTTTCGACTATAGAGCAGGAATTCTCTCTTTTACCAGGATTTACGCATGTCTTGGCATATTCACTCAAAGTTCCACTAATACAGAAGAGCTTTGGAATTGTTGATGAGCAGTCAATTCGTATTAAGTGTAGTGAAAAGACAACGACGCTATTAGAGAATGAAAGTCCTCTTTACGGTGGTATTGTGGATGATGCAAAAAATCACTTTATTCAGATCATTGGGATTCCGAAAATAAAGTTGAAATCCAGAGAGAGTCGTGAGAAACTGAGTAAAAAAATCCTGACAAAGTACTTTGAAGGAAATTTGTAA
- a CDS encoding GNAT family N-acetyltransferase, with the protein MITIRKYQKKDSVAVGKLIADTFLKYNLSYASPEEQQKLLGPFRNARSKSQSHQDEIAKLISAPMVFVAVQDKKKIVGVLRGSKEKMRSLFVLGNSHRNGFGRKLVMRFEKECVSQNSQVIKLMATVYAIPFYQKMGYKKTTGIRKMNCLDGTGLPYQPMKKII; encoded by the coding sequence ATGATTACTATTCGTAAATATCAAAAAAAGGATTCTGTGGCAGTCGGTAAATTAATCGCTGACACTTTTCTGAAATATAATCTTTCTTATGCCTCGCCAGAAGAACAGCAAAAACTTCTGGGGCCTTTTCGAAATGCTCGATCTAAAAGTCAGTCACATCAGGATGAGATTGCCAAATTGATATCCGCTCCAATGGTATTTGTAGCGGTTCAGGACAAGAAAAAAATAGTTGGAGTGTTGAGGGGCAGCAAAGAGAAAATGCGGAGTTTGTTTGTGCTCGGGAATTCTCATCGGAATGGATTTGGTCGGAAACTTGTTATGCGATTTGAGAAAGAGTGTGTTTCGCAGAATTCTCAAGTGATTAAGTTGATGGCTACCGTTTACGCAATTCCATTTTATCAGAAAATGGGCTATAAGAAAACTACCGGGATTAGAAAAATGAACTGTCTTGATGGCACCGGCTTACCTTACCAGCCGATGAAGAAAATTATTTAA
- a CDS encoding helix-turn-helix domain-containing protein, translating into MSRKTAEREIRQSYILDAARGLFAQQGIENTSMEDIASAAEYTRRTLYSYFKSRDEICLMVLIEDNKTRWREQQKAMELTRSGLDKITIWGKTLYDFSRRNPQSLYLQLYWDLKGLDPDSISGEAFESFDNLNNELAEGLRGIFQMGIKDGSLRADLKVDLCISQFLYSIRSIINRALSTTYSFACFESDEYIDHYLDMFSRGIRYTGGTIK; encoded by the coding sequence TTGTCAAGAAAAACAGCCGAGAGGGAGATTCGCCAAAGCTATATACTGGATGCAGCGCGCGGACTTTTCGCCCAACAGGGTATCGAAAATACTTCTATGGAAGATATAGCTTCGGCGGCCGAATATACTCGGCGCACCCTGTATTCCTATTTTAAGAGCCGTGATGAAATTTGCCTTATGGTTCTCATCGAAGATAATAAAACCCGTTGGAGAGAACAGCAAAAGGCGATGGAGTTAACTCGGAGCGGTTTAGATAAAATTACGATATGGGGGAAGACCCTTTATGATTTTTCCCGGCGAAATCCCCAGTCATTATATTTGCAGCTTTACTGGGATTTAAAAGGACTCGATCCCGATTCGATTAGCGGCGAAGCATTTGAAAGTTTTGATAATTTAAACAACGAACTTGCTGAAGGCTTGCGTGGTATTTTCCAAATGGGAATTAAAGATGGTTCTTTGCGGGCTGACTTGAAAGTCGATCTTTGCATCAGTCAATTTCTTTATTCCATTAGAAGTATCATTAACAGGGCTCTGTCAACCACCTACTCATTCGCCTGCTTTGAATCGGACGAATATATAGATCATTACCTCGATATGTTTAGTCGCGGAATACGCTATACCGGAGGAACTATCAAATGA
- the gcvT gene encoding glycine cleavage system aminomethyltransferase GcvT yields the protein MVDIDSLKNTPYTQFHIEAGAKMVPFAGYYMPVQYSGIIDEHRAVRSGVGLFDLTHMGEFEVSGDGTLGFLQKITTNDVSALDVYQIQYSCMTYDDGGIVDDLLIYRLPDRYLLVVNAVNIEKDFKWLQSYLASEVELIDKSDYYSLLAIQGPNAQKLLQELTSFDLDTLLYYWSTESEIAGYKILFSRTGYTGEDGFELYIPPEYASDIWNAVNEAGKKYDLKLIGLGARDSLRLEMKMVLYGNDIDQTTNPIEAGLRWILKLNKGEFIGADVLRAVKKNRPKRKLVCMVLKDKAFPRKGYLIYNGEDKIGEVTSGTVSPSLGIPIAMGYVARKYSKSGNVVEIEIRGRRFAADIIKPPFYKKNK from the coding sequence ATGGTAGATATAGATAGTCTCAAAAATACCCCCTATACCCAATTTCATATTGAAGCCGGAGCCAAAATGGTGCCTTTTGCCGGTTATTATATGCCGGTGCAGTATTCGGGGATTATAGATGAGCATAGAGCGGTGCGATCCGGAGTCGGACTATTTGACCTGACTCACATGGGTGAATTTGAAGTCAGCGGCGATGGGACTCTTGGCTTTCTCCAGAAAATAACCACTAACGACGTATCGGCGTTGGATGTGTATCAAATTCAGTATTCATGTATGACCTACGATGACGGCGGCATCGTTGATGATTTGCTGATCTATCGCCTGCCCGATAGATATTTGCTGGTCGTAAATGCCGTCAATATTGAAAAAGATTTTAAGTGGCTCCAAAGTTACCTGGCCAGTGAGGTCGAGCTAATTGACAAAAGCGATTATTACTCTCTGCTGGCCATTCAGGGGCCGAATGCCCAAAAGCTTTTGCAGGAATTGACATCATTTGATCTGGATACATTGCTATATTACTGGTCAACCGAAAGTGAGATCGCCGGGTATAAAATTCTCTTTTCCCGAACGGGATATACCGGCGAAGACGGGTTTGAACTTTATATCCCGCCTGAATATGCTTCCGATATCTGGAATGCAGTAAACGAAGCCGGGAAAAAATACGATTTGAAATTGATAGGTCTCGGCGCCCGCGACAGTTTACGGCTGGAAATGAAAATGGTTCTCTACGGCAATGATATTGACCAGACGACTAATCCGATTGAAGCCGGGTTGAGATGGATACTCAAGCTTAATAAAGGTGAATTTATCGGGGCCGATGTTCTTCGGGCGGTTAAAAAAAATAGGCCCAAACGCAAACTTGTCTGTATGGTGTTAAAAGATAAGGCGTTTCCCCGAAAAGGGTATTTAATTTATAACGGCGAGGATAAGATAGGCGAGGTAACGTCCGGAACGGTGTCACCTTCTCTGGGAATTCCGATTGCCATGGGATACGTCGCCCGGAAATACTCGAAATCGGGAAATGTCGTTGAAATTGAAATCCGGGGCAGGAGATTTGCCGCTGATATTATTAAGCCGCCGTTCTATAAGAAAAACAAGTGA
- a CDS encoding SpoVG family protein — translation MEITEIRITLRNEEKLKGFANVTFDNAFVVRGLKIISGNSGYFVSMPSRKRPDGSHQDICHPINNETRQQIEEKVLEAYETELKASTAQQA, via the coding sequence GTGGAAATCACCGAGATAAGAATCACGTTACGTAACGAGGAAAAACTTAAAGGGTTCGCTAACGTGACCTTCGACAACGCCTTTGTTGTTCGGGGACTCAAGATAATTTCGGGTAACTCCGGGTATTTTGTGTCGATGCCGAGCAGGAAAAGGCCGGACGGCAGTCATCAGGATATCTGCCATCCGATTAACAATGAAACTCGCCAACAGATTGAGGAAAAAGTTTTGGAGGCTTATGAGACGGAATTAAAAGCCTCTACTGCTCAACAGGCGTAA